A genomic region of Colletes latitarsis isolate SP2378_abdomen chromosome 7, iyColLati1, whole genome shotgun sequence contains the following coding sequences:
- the Pur-alpha gene encoding purine-rich binding protein-alpha isoform X4, protein MSDRESLDDQQQKYGNPGGMDAGGADFDPSQQSQQGEQELATKMLQIQSKRFYLDVKQNRRGRFIKVAEIGVDGRRSQIYLALSTASEFRNYLSTFSDFYASLGPPSSENVPNDGKLKSEVMTKDNRRYYLDLKENTRGRFLRVSHPVSQTITRGGPRTQIAIPAQGMIEFRDALTDLLEEYGTDDGFKGDLPEGRYMRVDSKNFYFDIGQNNRGIYMRISEVKTHFRTAITVPEKSWARFRDIFADYCESMRERGAGTNVGMNSGGGGNVLPEGRGSVVAQVTQKPPGGVKNKTEKRQADQRQRESLKRRKSLPRQTEQSTSVNPEKSISAPDSQVPMSNDIPVSSGSVVTMSSASKSTASEENVSNGSTASQEIQGLPRLDTAQA, encoded by the exons GTCAGCAGAGTCAGCAGGGCGAGCAGGAGTTGGCGACGAAGATGCTTCAAATTCAGAGTAAAAGATTCTATCTCGATGTAAAGCAGAACAGACGTGGGAGGTTTATCAAAGTAGCCGag ATTGGTGTAGACGGAAGGAGAAGCCAAATCTACCTGGCGCTCAGCACAGCGTCCGAGTTTCGGAACTACCTTTCGACGTTTAGCGACTTTTATGCATCCTTAG GTCCACCGAGCTCGGAGAACGTACCAAACGATGGGAAACTGAAGTCAGAAGTGATGACGAAGGATAACAGGCGGTATTACTTGGACCTCAAGGAAAATACGCGCGGCCGTTTCCTGCGGGTGAGTCACCCT GTGTCGCAGACGATCACACGAGGGGGTCCCAGGACGCAGATCGCGATACCGGCACAGGGTATGATCGAGTTCCGTGACGCGTTGACGGACCTTCTCGAGGAATACGGTACGGACGACGGCTTCAAGGGTGACTTGCCAGAGGGACGGTACATGCGCGTGGATAGCAAGAATTTCTATTTTGATATCGGCCAGAATAACCGTGGTATCTACATGAGAATTTCCGAG GTGAAGACGCACTTTAGAACAGCAATCACTGTACCAGAGAAATCCTGGGCGCGTTTCCGTGATATATTTGCAgattactgcgaaagtatgagggaaagGGGTGCCGGAACCAACGTTGGTATGAACAGCGGAGGCGGAGGAAATGTCTTGCCCGAGGGGAGGGGCTCGGTGGTGGCACAG GTAACGCAGAAGCCGCCGGGTGGTGTTAAGAACAAAACGGAAAAACGGCAGGCCGATCAGCGGCAACGCGAGTCCTTGAAAAGACGCAAATCCTTGCCACGCCAGACAGAACAATCAACCTCCGTCAATCCTGAAAAGTCCATCTCTGCTCCTGATTCCCAAGTCCCGATGTCCAACGATATCCCGGTATCTTCTGGCTCCGTTGTAACGATGTCGAGCGCAAGCAAAAGTACGGCATCCGAGGAAAACGTTTCTAACGGTTCGACGGCATCGCAGGAGATCCAAGGATTGCCGCGCTTAGATACTGCGCAAGCTTAA
- the Pur-alpha gene encoding purine-rich binding protein-alpha isoform X3: MCRCMDFRSIDRMFKSRIFQGDLSPVPIPGSLQQSSQQSQQGEQELATKMLQIQSKRFYLDVKQNRRGRFIKVAEIGVDGRRSQIYLALSTASEFRNYLSTFSDFYASLGPPSSENVPNDGKLKSEVMTKDNRRYYLDLKENTRGRFLRVSQTITRGGPRTQIAIPAQGMIEFRDALTDLLEEYGTDDGFKGDLPEGRYMRVDSKNFYFDIGQNNRGIYMRISEVKTHFRTAITVPEKSWARFRDIFADYCESMRERGAGTNVGMNSGGGGNVLPEGRGSVVAQVTQKPPGGVKNKTEKRQADQRQRESLKRRKSLPRQTEQSTSVNPEKSISAPDSQVPMSNDIPVSSGSVVTMSSASKSTASEENVSNGSTASQEIQGLPRLDTAQA; this comes from the exons ATGTGCAGGTGCATGGACTTTCGTAGCATAGACAGAATGTTCAAGAGCAGGATCTTCCAGGGCGACCTCAGCCCTGTCCCAATTCCAGGCAGCCTGCAACAGTCCA GTCAGCAGAGTCAGCAGGGCGAGCAGGAGTTGGCGACGAAGATGCTTCAAATTCAGAGTAAAAGATTCTATCTCGATGTAAAGCAGAACAGACGTGGGAGGTTTATCAAAGTAGCCGag ATTGGTGTAGACGGAAGGAGAAGCCAAATCTACCTGGCGCTCAGCACAGCGTCCGAGTTTCGGAACTACCTTTCGACGTTTAGCGACTTTTATGCATCCTTAG GTCCACCGAGCTCGGAGAACGTACCAAACGATGGGAAACTGAAGTCAGAAGTGATGACGAAGGATAACAGGCGGTATTACTTGGACCTCAAGGAAAATACGCGCGGCCGTTTCCTGCGG GTGTCGCAGACGATCACACGAGGGGGTCCCAGGACGCAGATCGCGATACCGGCACAGGGTATGATCGAGTTCCGTGACGCGTTGACGGACCTTCTCGAGGAATACGGTACGGACGACGGCTTCAAGGGTGACTTGCCAGAGGGACGGTACATGCGCGTGGATAGCAAGAATTTCTATTTTGATATCGGCCAGAATAACCGTGGTATCTACATGAGAATTTCCGAG GTGAAGACGCACTTTAGAACAGCAATCACTGTACCAGAGAAATCCTGGGCGCGTTTCCGTGATATATTTGCAgattactgcgaaagtatgagggaaagGGGTGCCGGAACCAACGTTGGTATGAACAGCGGAGGCGGAGGAAATGTCTTGCCCGAGGGGAGGGGCTCGGTGGTGGCACAG GTAACGCAGAAGCCGCCGGGTGGTGTTAAGAACAAAACGGAAAAACGGCAGGCCGATCAGCGGCAACGCGAGTCCTTGAAAAGACGCAAATCCTTGCCACGCCAGACAGAACAATCAACCTCCGTCAATCCTGAAAAGTCCATCTCTGCTCCTGATTCCCAAGTCCCGATGTCCAACGATATCCCGGTATCTTCTGGCTCCGTTGTAACGATGTCGAGCGCAAGCAAAAGTACGGCATCCGAGGAAAACGTTTCTAACGGTTCGACGGCATCGCAGGAGATCCAAGGATTGCCGCGCTTAGATACTGCGCAAGCTTAA
- the Pur-alpha gene encoding purine-rich binding protein-alpha isoform X2 — MGEIIEISQSDTQPDAVNGWGDTMGKIQYWCPEGQQSQQGEQELATKMLQIQSKRFYLDVKQNRRGRFIKVAEIGVDGRRSQIYLALSTASEFRNYLSTFSDFYASLGPPSSENVPNDGKLKSEVMTKDNRRYYLDLKENTRGRFLRVSHPVSQTITRGGPRTQIAIPAQGMIEFRDALTDLLEEYGTDDGFKGDLPEGRYMRVDSKNFYFDIGQNNRGIYMRISEVKTHFRTAITVPEKSWARFRDIFADYCESMRERGAGTNVGMNSGGGGNVLPEGRGSVVAQVTQKPPGGVKNKTEKRQADQRQRESLKRRKSLPRQTEQSTSVNPEKSISAPDSQVPMSNDIPVSSGSVVTMSSASKSTASEENVSNGSTASQEIQGLPRLDTAQA, encoded by the exons GTCAGCAGAGTCAGCAGGGCGAGCAGGAGTTGGCGACGAAGATGCTTCAAATTCAGAGTAAAAGATTCTATCTCGATGTAAAGCAGAACAGACGTGGGAGGTTTATCAAAGTAGCCGag ATTGGTGTAGACGGAAGGAGAAGCCAAATCTACCTGGCGCTCAGCACAGCGTCCGAGTTTCGGAACTACCTTTCGACGTTTAGCGACTTTTATGCATCCTTAG GTCCACCGAGCTCGGAGAACGTACCAAACGATGGGAAACTGAAGTCAGAAGTGATGACGAAGGATAACAGGCGGTATTACTTGGACCTCAAGGAAAATACGCGCGGCCGTTTCCTGCGGGTGAGTCACCCT GTGTCGCAGACGATCACACGAGGGGGTCCCAGGACGCAGATCGCGATACCGGCACAGGGTATGATCGAGTTCCGTGACGCGTTGACGGACCTTCTCGAGGAATACGGTACGGACGACGGCTTCAAGGGTGACTTGCCAGAGGGACGGTACATGCGCGTGGATAGCAAGAATTTCTATTTTGATATCGGCCAGAATAACCGTGGTATCTACATGAGAATTTCCGAG GTGAAGACGCACTTTAGAACAGCAATCACTGTACCAGAGAAATCCTGGGCGCGTTTCCGTGATATATTTGCAgattactgcgaaagtatgagggaaagGGGTGCCGGAACCAACGTTGGTATGAACAGCGGAGGCGGAGGAAATGTCTTGCCCGAGGGGAGGGGCTCGGTGGTGGCACAG GTAACGCAGAAGCCGCCGGGTGGTGTTAAGAACAAAACGGAAAAACGGCAGGCCGATCAGCGGCAACGCGAGTCCTTGAAAAGACGCAAATCCTTGCCACGCCAGACAGAACAATCAACCTCCGTCAATCCTGAAAAGTCCATCTCTGCTCCTGATTCCCAAGTCCCGATGTCCAACGATATCCCGGTATCTTCTGGCTCCGTTGTAACGATGTCGAGCGCAAGCAAAAGTACGGCATCCGAGGAAAACGTTTCTAACGGTTCGACGGCATCGCAGGAGATCCAAGGATTGCCGCGCTTAGATACTGCGCAAGCTTAA
- the Pur-alpha gene encoding purine-rich binding protein-alpha isoform X1 yields MCRCMDFRSIDRMFKSRIFQGDLSPVPIPGSLQQSSQQSQQGEQELATKMLQIQSKRFYLDVKQNRRGRFIKVAEIGVDGRRSQIYLALSTASEFRNYLSTFSDFYASLGPPSSENVPNDGKLKSEVMTKDNRRYYLDLKENTRGRFLRVSHPVSQTITRGGPRTQIAIPAQGMIEFRDALTDLLEEYGTDDGFKGDLPEGRYMRVDSKNFYFDIGQNNRGIYMRISEVKTHFRTAITVPEKSWARFRDIFADYCESMRERGAGTNVGMNSGGGGNVLPEGRGSVVAQVTQKPPGGVKNKTEKRQADQRQRESLKRRKSLPRQTEQSTSVNPEKSISAPDSQVPMSNDIPVSSGSVVTMSSASKSTASEENVSNGSTASQEIQGLPRLDTAQA; encoded by the exons ATGTGCAGGTGCATGGACTTTCGTAGCATAGACAGAATGTTCAAGAGCAGGATCTTCCAGGGCGACCTCAGCCCTGTCCCAATTCCAGGCAGCCTGCAACAGTCCA GTCAGCAGAGTCAGCAGGGCGAGCAGGAGTTGGCGACGAAGATGCTTCAAATTCAGAGTAAAAGATTCTATCTCGATGTAAAGCAGAACAGACGTGGGAGGTTTATCAAAGTAGCCGag ATTGGTGTAGACGGAAGGAGAAGCCAAATCTACCTGGCGCTCAGCACAGCGTCCGAGTTTCGGAACTACCTTTCGACGTTTAGCGACTTTTATGCATCCTTAG GTCCACCGAGCTCGGAGAACGTACCAAACGATGGGAAACTGAAGTCAGAAGTGATGACGAAGGATAACAGGCGGTATTACTTGGACCTCAAGGAAAATACGCGCGGCCGTTTCCTGCGGGTGAGTCACCCT GTGTCGCAGACGATCACACGAGGGGGTCCCAGGACGCAGATCGCGATACCGGCACAGGGTATGATCGAGTTCCGTGACGCGTTGACGGACCTTCTCGAGGAATACGGTACGGACGACGGCTTCAAGGGTGACTTGCCAGAGGGACGGTACATGCGCGTGGATAGCAAGAATTTCTATTTTGATATCGGCCAGAATAACCGTGGTATCTACATGAGAATTTCCGAG GTGAAGACGCACTTTAGAACAGCAATCACTGTACCAGAGAAATCCTGGGCGCGTTTCCGTGATATATTTGCAgattactgcgaaagtatgagggaaagGGGTGCCGGAACCAACGTTGGTATGAACAGCGGAGGCGGAGGAAATGTCTTGCCCGAGGGGAGGGGCTCGGTGGTGGCACAG GTAACGCAGAAGCCGCCGGGTGGTGTTAAGAACAAAACGGAAAAACGGCAGGCCGATCAGCGGCAACGCGAGTCCTTGAAAAGACGCAAATCCTTGCCACGCCAGACAGAACAATCAACCTCCGTCAATCCTGAAAAGTCCATCTCTGCTCCTGATTCCCAAGTCCCGATGTCCAACGATATCCCGGTATCTTCTGGCTCCGTTGTAACGATGTCGAGCGCAAGCAAAAGTACGGCATCCGAGGAAAACGTTTCTAACGGTTCGACGGCATCGCAGGAGATCCAAGGATTGCCGCGCTTAGATACTGCGCAAGCTTAA